One Streptomyces sp. NBC_01217 genomic region harbors:
- a CDS encoding 4'-phosphopantetheinyl transferase family protein, whose product MTVPGRRTPGPTLGEPIAVSGPSADWSRVRADLDRHGAAVLCARQDDWRPEGAGARLRALLGHDWERYLELTQPRVRARFAASRALLKFAAAAALGVRPQSVELGYGLTGRPCLRGYDGVHISLSHTDDLLLVGLATDGAIGVDAECSDRVLYGSGLGRHMCTPYEAERIEAMPVAERNPAMLRLWTLKEAYSKAIGLGMLFRFTDFGFSPDRAPTDVLRPDGTPGTVGAWAFHTLSFAGRYTLGVAVGDAGFGRSTDLAAATALDPGIVDTLLAALGEEEQEAPARCRG is encoded by the coding sequence ATGACGGTACCTGGGCGCCGGACCCCGGGCCCGACCCTCGGGGAGCCGATCGCGGTCTCCGGCCCTTCGGCGGACTGGAGCAGAGTACGCGCTGACCTGGACCGGCACGGGGCCGCGGTACTCTGTGCCCGCCAGGACGACTGGCGACCGGAAGGGGCGGGCGCGCGGCTGCGCGCGCTCCTGGGCCACGACTGGGAGCGTTACCTGGAGCTGACGCAGCCGCGGGTCCGTGCGCGGTTCGCCGCCTCCCGTGCCCTGCTGAAGTTCGCCGCCGCGGCCGCGCTCGGCGTACGGCCCCAGTCCGTCGAACTCGGCTACGGCCTCACCGGCCGCCCCTGCCTGCGCGGCTACGACGGTGTGCACATCAGCCTCAGCCACACGGATGACCTGCTGCTGGTCGGCCTGGCCACCGACGGCGCCATCGGCGTGGACGCCGAGTGCAGCGACCGGGTCCTGTACGGCTCCGGTCTCGGCCGGCACATGTGCACCCCGTACGAGGCGGAGCGGATCGAGGCCATGCCGGTCGCGGAGCGCAACCCCGCCATGCTCCGCCTGTGGACCCTGAAGGAGGCCTACAGCAAGGCCATCGGTCTCGGCATGCTGTTCCGCTTCACCGACTTCGGCTTCAGCCCGGACCGAGCGCCCACGGACGTGCTGCGCCCCGACGGCACCCCCGGCACGGTCGGCGCGTGGGCCTTCCACACCTTGTCGTTCGCCGGCCGCTACACCCTCGGCGTTGCCGTCGGCGACGCCGGCTTCGGCCGATCGACGGACCTGGCGGCGGCCACGGCACTGGACCCGGGAATCGTCGACACCCTGCTGGCGGCACTGGGCGAGGAGGAGCAGGAGGCACCCGCCCGGTGCCGGGGGTAG